The following proteins are co-located in the Flectobacillus major DSM 103 genome:
- the proS gene encoding proline--tRNA ligase — MSKGLPKRSENYSEWYNELVKRADLAENSAVRGCMVIKPYGYSIWEKMQRALDDMFKETGHSNAYFPLFVPKSLFEAEEKNAEGFAKECAVVTHYRLKNDPDNKGKLIVDPNARLEEELVVRPTSEAIIWSTYKNWIQSHRDLPLLINQWANVVRWEMRTRLFLRTAEFLWQEGHTAHATKDEAIAETEQMLEVYATFAEQFMAVPVVRGKKTANERFAGADDTYCIEAMMQDGKALQAGTSHFLGQNFAKAFDVKFSNKENQQEYVWGTSWGVSTRLMGALIMAHSDDEGLVLPPKLAPIQVVIVPIFKGAEQLAAIAEVIDPIVKSLKKVGVSVKFDTSDKQSPGFKFAEYELKGVPVRLAIGARDLANGTVEVARRDTKVKNTYAIDGIVEVIQNLLDEIQENIYNRALEFKTKNTLQVDSWDDFVKTLDETPGFIAAHWDGTPETEEKIKELTKATIRCIPLDAVEEEGKCIYTGNPSSRRVIFARAY, encoded by the coding sequence ATGAGCAAAGGCTTACCAAAACGTAGCGAAAATTATTCTGAGTGGTACAATGAACTTGTGAAGCGTGCCGATTTAGCCGAAAATTCTGCCGTAAGAGGTTGTATGGTAATCAAACCTTATGGTTATTCTATCTGGGAAAAAATGCAAAGAGCTTTGGATGATATGTTCAAAGAAACTGGTCATTCTAATGCTTATTTCCCGCTTTTTGTGCCAAAAAGTTTATTTGAAGCCGAAGAAAAAAATGCCGAGGGTTTTGCCAAAGAATGTGCCGTAGTAACACACTACCGCCTCAAAAACGACCCCGATAATAAAGGTAAATTAATTGTTGACCCTAATGCTCGCCTCGAGGAGGAATTGGTGGTTCGCCCTACTAGTGAGGCTATTATTTGGAGTACCTACAAAAACTGGATTCAGTCGCACCGTGACCTTCCTTTACTAATCAACCAATGGGCCAATGTGGTGCGTTGGGAAATGCGTACACGCCTTTTCTTGCGTACTGCCGAGTTCCTTTGGCAAGAAGGCCACACCGCACACGCTACCAAAGATGAAGCTATTGCCGAAACTGAACAAATGCTGGAGGTGTACGCTACTTTTGCCGAACAGTTTATGGCTGTGCCTGTGGTACGTGGTAAAAAAACAGCTAACGAACGTTTTGCAGGTGCCGACGACACCTATTGTATCGAGGCTATGATGCAAGATGGTAAAGCTCTACAAGCTGGTACATCGCACTTCCTTGGACAAAACTTTGCCAAAGCTTTTGACGTAAAATTCTCAAATAAAGAAAACCAGCAAGAATATGTTTGGGGTACTTCGTGGGGAGTTTCTACTCGCTTGATGGGTGCTTTGATCATGGCTCACTCTGATGATGAAGGGTTGGTATTACCTCCAAAGTTAGCTCCTATTCAGGTTGTAATTGTACCTATTTTCAAAGGAGCGGAGCAACTAGCGGCTATTGCTGAAGTAATTGACCCTATTGTAAAATCTTTGAAAAAAGTTGGTGTGTCTGTCAAATTTGACACTTCCGACAAGCAATCCCCTGGTTTTAAATTTGCTGAATACGAACTAAAAGGGGTGCCTGTTCGCTTGGCGATTGGAGCAAGAGATTTGGCCAATGGAACGGTAGAAGTTGCCCGAAGAGATACCAAAGTAAAAAACACTTATGCTATTGATGGTATCGTGGAGGTTATTCAAAACTTACTCGACGAAATCCAGGAGAATATCTATAACCGTGCTCTTGAATTTAAAACTAAAAATACACTTCAGGTTGATAGCTGGGATGACTTTGTAAAAACTTTGGACGAAACACCGGGTTTTATTGCGGCTCACTGGGATGGTACGCCTGAAACAGAAGAGAAAATCAAGGAATTGACCAAAGCTACAATTCGTTGTATTCCTTTGGATGCCGTGGAGGAAGAGGGAAAATGTATTTATACAGGTAATCCGTCGAGCCGTCGTGTTATTTTTGCGAGAGCTTACTAA
- a CDS encoding LytR/AlgR family response regulator transcription factor — translation MKLKTLIVDDEPLALDVLETFIQRVDGLELVGRCENGIQAFNLLQKGGIDLLFLDIEMPTLDGLELLKSLHNPPKVVITTAYRDYAVESFELDVVDYLVKPIPFQRFVKAVNKVLQKNEEIDLVSEANTFKAAQPIEKPEAMFIKVDKRIVKVYFADILFIESLKDYIRVHTATESYVTYQTMNGICEILPQDAFARIHKSFIVAIHKVTSIEANDLIVNSRSLPIGRSFREEILEKIYRTGVLAVK, via the coding sequence ATGAAGTTAAAAACGCTAATAGTTGATGATGAACCTTTGGCATTAGATGTTTTGGAAACATTTATTCAACGGGTTGACGGCTTAGAATTGGTGGGTCGTTGCGAAAATGGGATTCAAGCTTTTAATCTTTTGCAAAAAGGAGGTATCGACTTACTATTTCTAGATATAGAAATGCCTACTTTAGATGGGCTAGAGTTACTCAAAAGCCTTCATAATCCGCCCAAAGTGGTAATTACGACGGCTTATCGAGATTACGCTGTAGAGAGTTTTGAGCTAGACGTTGTTGACTATTTGGTAAAGCCTATTCCTTTTCAGCGATTTGTGAAGGCTGTCAATAAAGTTTTGCAAAAAAATGAAGAAATAGACCTTGTTTCAGAAGCCAATACTTTTAAGGCTGCACAGCCTATCGAAAAGCCCGAAGCTATGTTTATCAAGGTAGATAAGCGAATTGTAAAAGTCTATTTTGCAGATATTTTGTTTATAGAAAGTTTGAAAGATTATATCCGTGTACATACCGCTACTGAGTCGTATGTGACGTATCAAACTATGAATGGTATATGCGAAATTTTGCCACAAGATGCTTTTGCTCGTATTCATAAATCCTTTATTGTAGCGATTCATAAAGTAACGTCTATCGAGGCCAACGATTTGATAGTCAATAGTAGGTCGTTGCCAATTGGCAGAAGTTTTAGAGAAGAAATCTTAGAGAAAATATATCGAACAGGAGTACTTGCTGTAAAGTAA
- a CDS encoding sensor histidine kinase, producing METTASLNPNRALIFNDIPLKKLLARRGVYHTLFWTVICIYNTLYLGFLKDDYSEAFFEFAVKFPFYLGLVYCNIYYFIPNFLLKGRYIQYVLLLTAATFLAVAFIQTLINHLIYINYCPVGYRSDVLFDPKPTVKRMFDMVSIFGMTTGIKLTKDWIGNQEKIKDLEKQNLKNELEFLKSQIQPHFFFNTLNNLYSLTLKKSDLAPEVVVKLSDLMSYMLYESDSQETTLRKEVEHIKNYLDLESLRFGKRLHLDFQVLGEVEQKKIPPLLLLPFIENAFKHGTSHETGEIHLKIVLQVQAQKLLFEVVNPRFENQNPRKKHKGLGLKNVKRRLDLLYGKQYHLAIQPTAKEYVISLELPFEVGVSKSK from the coding sequence TTGGAAACTACTGCTTCACTCAATCCTAATCGAGCACTTATTTTCAATGATATTCCGTTGAAAAAACTCCTTGCACGTCGGGGGGTATATCATACCTTGTTTTGGACTGTCATTTGTATTTATAATACGCTGTATTTAGGGTTTTTAAAAGACGATTACTCAGAAGCTTTCTTTGAATTTGCTGTTAAATTCCCTTTTTATTTGGGGCTTGTATACTGCAATATTTACTATTTTATTCCTAATTTTCTCCTCAAAGGGCGGTATATCCAGTACGTATTGTTGCTGACAGCTGCTACTTTTTTGGCTGTAGCATTTATCCAGACCCTCATTAATCACCTTATTTATATCAATTATTGCCCTGTTGGGTATCGTTCCGATGTGCTTTTCGACCCCAAGCCTACTGTTAAGCGTATGTTCGACATGGTATCTATTTTTGGGATGACAACAGGTATCAAATTGACTAAAGATTGGATTGGAAACCAGGAAAAAATTAAGGATTTAGAAAAACAAAATCTCAAAAATGAATTGGAGTTTTTGAAGTCGCAGATTCAGCCACACTTCTTTTTTAATACACTCAACAACTTATATTCTTTGACGCTCAAAAAGTCGGACCTTGCTCCTGAAGTAGTAGTAAAACTTTCAGACTTAATGAGCTATATGCTATATGAGTCTGATAGTCAGGAAACTACTTTGCGAAAAGAGGTAGAGCATATCAAGAATTATTTAGATTTGGAAAGTCTACGTTTTGGCAAACGTTTGCATCTTGATTTTCAGGTTTTGGGTGAAGTAGAGCAGAAAAAAATTCCACCATTATTGCTATTACCCTTTATTGAAAATGCTTTTAAGCATGGTACATCGCACGAAACAGGAGAAATACACCTGAAGATTGTGTTGCAAGTACAAGCCCAAAAGTTGTTGTTTGAGGTAGTGAACCCTCGTTTTGAAAACCAAAACCCTAGAAAAAAACACAAAGGATTAGGTCTGAAAAATGTAAAACGACGCTTAGACTTGCTTTATGGAAAACAGTACCATTTGGCGATTCAACCAACAGCCAAAGAATATGTGATTAGCCTAGAGCTTCCTTTTGAGGTAGGTGTTAGTAAATCAAAATAA